Proteins from a genomic interval of Trichocoleus desertorum ATA4-8-CV12:
- a CDS encoding DUF3370 domain-containing protein: MFSLLPLLTLAQATPAPPSPPPSEEFVRLQEVRPLLGQLDDVLVFNSNSPEVVQKEGILLSTFPSTGKRFPAAHLNVPLQGRFDLFAHHIAKATTPEDLKTLYLGAILHNSSTQPVTVDILQAASYLSQPDAPFIELPPYVENPTGSVYAGPGDRAMNDVLRGKRQDNFPAQLVIPPGESRMLLNLPIPVATLDPPINGRSTLMRLRSNGPVYMATLGMFARANTEGTEQAPTLEEWETLLNNGDLSGPRDRTPTPPDVKTGQVIYSRVAGVAQGSTWRSQLVDNPTSQFLTIPAVGEAFSYGLSTLLAGTLGTTQIQSAPLLARYPDTAYQAHGNYAMEYNLTLPLTNPTNQPQTVAISLETPLKEDTLSKQGLRFLEPPARQVFFRGSVRIRYNDERDRPLTQYIHLVQRRGQEGEPLVTLNIPANQRRLVQVDFLYPPDSTPPQVLTVKTLNTAN; encoded by the coding sequence ATGTTCTCGTTGTTGCCCCTATTAACTTTGGCTCAAGCTACTCCCGCTCCACCTTCCCCACCACCCTCTGAAGAATTTGTGCGGCTGCAAGAAGTCAGACCGTTGCTCGGTCAGTTAGACGATGTTCTGGTCTTCAATAGCAACAGCCCAGAAGTTGTGCAAAAGGAAGGCATTCTCCTTTCAACTTTTCCATCTACAGGCAAGCGCTTTCCTGCTGCTCATCTCAACGTCCCATTGCAAGGCCGCTTCGATCTCTTCGCTCATCACATCGCTAAAGCGACGACTCCTGAGGATCTGAAAACACTTTATTTGGGTGCCATCCTCCACAATTCCAGCACCCAACCAGTCACGGTTGACATTCTGCAAGCTGCCAGTTATCTCAGCCAGCCCGATGCACCCTTTATTGAGCTACCTCCCTACGTTGAGAATCCAACAGGTAGTGTGTATGCAGGCCCAGGCGATCGCGCTATGAATGATGTTCTGCGAGGTAAACGGCAGGACAACTTCCCAGCACAACTGGTCATTCCACCGGGAGAAAGCCGTATGCTGCTCAATCTCCCGATTCCAGTAGCCACTCTTGACCCACCAATCAATGGTCGTTCTACTCTCATGCGCTTACGCAGCAACGGCCCCGTTTACATGGCTACCTTAGGGATGTTTGCGCGTGCCAATACAGAGGGCACGGAACAGGCTCCCACCCTAGAAGAATGGGAAACTCTCTTAAACAATGGTGACTTATCAGGGCCACGCGATCGCACACCCACACCCCCGGATGTCAAGACAGGCCAAGTGATCTATAGCCGAGTCGCGGGAGTTGCTCAAGGATCTACCTGGCGATCGCAACTTGTAGATAACCCTACTAGCCAATTCCTGACAATTCCTGCAGTTGGAGAAGCTTTTTCGTATGGTCTCAGCACACTACTAGCTGGCACTTTAGGAACTACTCAGATTCAAAGCGCTCCGTTGCTAGCTCGCTATCCTGACACCGCTTACCAAGCTCATGGCAATTACGCAATGGAGTACAACTTAACCCTGCCGCTAACTAATCCCACTAACCAACCTCAAACAGTTGCTATTTCCCTAGAAACACCTTTGAAGGAGGATACGCTTAGCAAGCAAGGATTACGTTTTCTAGAGCCACCTGCTCGTCAAGTGTTCTTTCGTGGCAGCGTTCGCATCCGGTATAACGATGAGCGCGATCGCCCCCTTACTCAATATATCCATCTAGTACAACGACGTGGTCAAGAAGGTGAACCTCTCGTAACCCTAAATATTCCTGCCAACCAACGTCGCCTTGTCCAGGTTGATTTTCTCTATCCCCCTGACTCAACACCCCCTCAAGTTCTAACAGTCAAAACCTTAAATACTGCCAATTGA
- a CDS encoding peptidase C15 has product MPRSILLTSFDTWQPHQRSNSSDDLLEIVSHQNPYPQQLHFLRQIPVDFDLAPSQLLAKVDELQPHIILCCGMAESRSLLTVESNGKHDSEVITTPLNLESLIADLPTTAISHDAGQFVCNWLYYSLLKYSREQKLQNYCLFVHVPILTPQNIEFMVSDFLTIMQRLLSL; this is encoded by the coding sequence ATGCCACGAAGTATCCTTCTCACTTCTTTTGACACCTGGCAACCCCACCAGCGATCGAATTCTTCCGATGACTTACTGGAGATAGTCTCCCACCAAAATCCTTATCCTCAGCAACTGCACTTCCTCCGCCAGATTCCAGTTGATTTTGATCTCGCCCCCAGTCAGCTTCTAGCCAAAGTAGATGAATTACAACCCCACATCATTCTTTGTTGTGGTATGGCAGAAAGTCGTAGTCTACTCACGGTCGAGTCCAATGGCAAACATGACAGCGAAGTTATTACCACCCCTCTAAATTTAGAATCTTTAATCGCAGACTTACCGACCACAGCTATTAGCCATGATGCAGGGCAATTCGTTTGTAACTGGCTCTATTACTCTCTCTTGAAATACAGCAGAGAGCAAAAGCTACAGAATTATTGCCTCTTTGTTCACGTACCCATTTTGACTCCACAGAACATCGAATTCATGGTGTCAGATTTTTTAACCATTATGCAGCGCCTGCTCAGCCTCTAG
- the hisH gene encoding imidazole glycerol phosphate synthase subunit HisH — translation MAVIAVVDYDMGNLHSVCKGLERAGATPQITDRPHEIDQADAVVLPGVGAFDPAVQHLRSRHLEAPIKQAIASGKPFLGICLGLQILFDGSEEGQEPGLGIVPGVVRHFRREPGITIPHMGWNQLNFTQSQLPIWQSLPAQPWVYFVHSYYVDPIDSQVRAATVTHGTQTVTAAIAQGNLMAVQFHPEKSSESGLQILANFVSQVRSTVLA, via the coding sequence ATGGCAGTCATTGCGGTCGTCGATTATGACATGGGCAATTTGCACTCCGTATGCAAAGGTTTAGAGCGAGCGGGAGCCACACCTCAAATTACTGATCGCCCCCATGAAATTGACCAAGCTGATGCCGTGGTATTGCCTGGTGTAGGAGCTTTTGATCCAGCAGTGCAACATTTGCGATCGCGCCATTTAGAAGCACCAATCAAACAAGCGATCGCTAGTGGTAAGCCATTTCTAGGCATTTGCTTAGGTTTGCAAATTTTGTTTGACGGCAGTGAGGAAGGCCAAGAACCAGGCTTAGGGATTGTGCCAGGAGTGGTGCGGCACTTTCGTCGTGAGCCTGGAATTACAATTCCCCACATGGGTTGGAATCAACTCAACTTTACGCAATCTCAGTTACCCATCTGGCAAAGCTTGCCTGCTCAGCCTTGGGTGTATTTTGTCCACTCTTACTATGTTGACCCTATTGACTCCCAAGTTCGGGCTGCCACAGTGACGCATGGCACTCAAACCGTGACAGCGGCGATCGCACAGGGAAATTTGATGGCAGTGCAATTCCACCCCGAAAAGTCTTCTGAATCAGGTCTACAGATTTTAGCGAACTTTGTCAGTCAAGTTCGATCTACTGTTTTGGCTTAG
- the rsmD gene encoding 16S rRNA (guanine(966)-N(2))-methyltransferase RsmD yields MSLRIYGNRQLKTLPGQGTRPTSARVREALFNIWQGRLEGCRWLDLCTGSGAMGAEALCRGATFVLGIEQSNRACSLIRQNWQQVAKPDQQFQVWRGDILQRLSGAAGKQFDCIYFDPPYASNLYQPVLEAIAHYQLLAPGGEIAVEHDPQGWTITQIPTLEVCRQKTYGNTALTFYCQAPI; encoded by the coding sequence ATGAGTTTAAGGATTTATGGCAATCGCCAACTGAAAACTTTACCTGGACAGGGCACTCGACCGACGTCAGCGCGGGTTCGGGAAGCTTTGTTTAATATCTGGCAGGGAAGGCTTGAAGGTTGCCGTTGGTTAGACTTGTGTACCGGGAGTGGGGCGATGGGCGCGGAGGCTCTCTGTCGTGGCGCTACTTTTGTCTTAGGAATTGAACAATCGAACCGAGCTTGTAGCTTGATTCGGCAAAATTGGCAGCAGGTAGCCAAACCAGACCAACAATTTCAAGTGTGGCGAGGGGATATCTTACAGCGCTTATCAGGAGCAGCGGGGAAACAATTTGACTGCATTTACTTTGATCCGCCCTATGCCAGCAATTTGTATCAACCTGTTTTAGAAGCGATCGCGCATTATCAGCTTTTAGCACCCGGTGGTGAAATTGCTGTGGAACATGACCCCCAAGGTTGGACGATCACTCAGATACCAACGCTAGAAGTTTGTCGTCAGAAAACCTATGGCAACACCGCCTTAACGTTTTACTGCCAAGCCCCAATTTGA
- the petG gene encoding cytochrome b6-f complex subunit PetG gives MVEPLLSGIVLGLIPITLAGLFVAAYLQYRRGNQLGL, from the coding sequence GTGGTAGAGCCTTTGCTTTCGGGGATTGTTCTCGGTTTGATTCCCATTACCTTAGCTGGATTGTTTGTCGCAGCGTACCTACAGTACCGTCGCGGCAATCAGCTCGGTCTGTAA